A genomic segment from Nicotiana sylvestris chromosome 1, ASM39365v2, whole genome shotgun sequence encodes:
- the LOC104235839 gene encoding uncharacterized protein: MAEDSELRDVICDGPFVPTKNLGDPAVAIPKTRKEFNEADIKAIEKNFRAKKFLVCGIGLDEYNRISSCQSTKEIWEALQTAHEETTQVKQSKIDMLTTAYELFRMKGDESIQDMHTRFTSIINELHSLGESIPRNKLVRKILSVLPSS, from the coding sequence ATGGCTGAAGACTCTGAGTTACGGGATGTAATATGTGATGGACCCTTTGTCCCTACAAAGAACCTTGGTGATCCAGCTGTAGCCATTCCCAAAACGAGAAAAGAATTCAATGAGGCTGATATAAAGGCCATAGAAAAGAATTTTCGAGCAAAGAAATTTCTAGTGTGTGGTATTGGCCTTGATGAATATAACAGGATATCATCTTGTCAATCAACAAAAGAGATCTGGGAGGCTCTTCAGACAGCTCACGAGGAAACAACTCAGGTGAAGCAATCCAAGATTGATATGCTCACAACAGCATATGAGCTCTTCAGAATGAAAGGTGATGAATCCATCCAAGATATGCATACTCGATTCACCTCCATCATCAATGAGCTTCACTCTCTTGGTGAAAGTATTCCAAGAAACAAACTTGTCAGAAAAATCCTTAGTGTACTGCCCAGTTCTTAG